The following nucleotide sequence is from Bacillota bacterium.
TGAGGCATGGCATGGTCGGAACCGTTCATCAGCAGTATGGCCTGCGTGGACAGGAAAGGCCGTTGGCTTTCCACCAGTGCGTTGACCGATCTGGCCAGTTCCTCCGCTTCCTCGGGTAACCCGGCAGCGTTGCCGTAGGTGTCCATAAGGTAGAAGGTGTCAACTGAACTTCCATCGGGTGCTTCCCATACAAATTGTGTGTCACGGCATTCACTGCCCACCCCCCGCCAGAGCACAGCCGTGTCGATACCGGCGGCCTGAAAAATCTGGGGCAACTGGGCAATATGCCCGAACTGATCCGGAACATAGCCGACGAACATCCCCTGACCGAAGGAGGAGCATATATTCAGACCTTTTTGCAAGTTGCGGATGATGGATTCGCCGCTGACCAGAAATTCGTCGGGCAGCACATACCAGGGGCCTATCAACAGGCGGCCGTCGCGGATCAATCTTTCTATCCTTTCACGCTCCCCGGGGTTGATTTCCAGATAGTCCTCGAGGATAACAGTCTGGCCGTCAAGGGTAAAATGTTTGAATCGGGGATCGTTTTCAAGGATATCCAGAACTGAATCCACCAGCTTCACCAGTTTGAAACGAAATTGCTGGAAGGTAAGGTACCATTCCCGATCCCAGTGTGAGTGGGGGATGATGAATCCACGCATGATTTGCAGGCCTCCTTGTTGCTTGATTTTTATGGACGTTTCTACAAGTTTTCCTGATATCTTTATTCAATTTCCCCATCAAGTTTACCTTCTTCCTTGCGGAGATGCTGAAGGGCCAGGCATATGGTTCTCAACCGCGAGCTTTCATCCCCGGATCTGCTTGTAGCACAAAATATTGCCGTTGGTGAAAAGGAAATATCTGTTTCATGGTGAACCTGATATAGAAAGTCGGTTTTGTAGATCTTTGAAACCGGATGGCCAGGGCCAATCAATCATTGATTCCGGATATTGATAGCTAGTAATTGTTTTCACCACATATTTATGGAGAGGTGTACCTATGAATTTATCCTATCGTTTTTACAGGGTCGAGAAAAAGGGGAAACTTGCCTGGGTTTTTCTGAACAGGCCGGAGAAAAAAAATGCCATGGGCCCCGATGCCTGGACGGAGATCATTCCCATCTTCGATGACATCGGTGCCGACGAGGAGATCAGGGTGGCCATCATCGCCGGCGAGGGCGATGATTTTTCTTCCGGTATCGATCTGGCCGGGATGGCAGCATTGGTCCCGAGTGTTGCGGAATGGGACAGGAGTGCCAGAGGCACTGCAGAACTTTTCAAGGCCATTTTCCCCCTGCAGGAGGCCATGAGCTGTGTTGAAAAATGTACGAAACCCGTGATCTGTGCATTTCATGGTTATTGTATAGGTGCCGCCCTGGACCTGGGCGCTGCTTGCGATATACGCCTTGCATCGGAAGATGCCCGGATCTCACTGCGGGAAGCTGCTGTTTCTATCATCGCCGATGTGGGAGTTCTCCAGAGGCTTCCCCATATCGTGGGACAGGGTGTTACCAGGGAGATGGCTTTTACAGCCGAGTTTATCGATGCGCAGCGGGCCAGGGAAGTAAATCTGGTCAATGAGGTCTACCCGGACAGGGAGTCCCTTCTTCGGGGAGCAGAGGATCTGGCCCTGAAGATTGCCGCCCAGGCGCCCCTGGCTGTACAGGGGGCCAAGGAGGTTCTGAATTACTGTCGTGGCAAAAGCATTGCCGATGGCCTCGAGTACGTCGCTGCCCGCAGCGCCATGATCCTGCCCTCGGATGACCTGAGGGAAGCTCTGGTTTCCTTTGTGGAAAAAAGGTCTCCGGATTACAAAGGCAGTTGATCGTTGTCCGGACCGGCGAAAACATGGATGAACATGCAGGTCGGAAACAAAAATGTATTTCCCCCGGAGTAGCCGTGACAGAACAGCCGGGAGCAGGCCGAGAAAAAAGGGAGTAGCATCGGCGGGGGGTTTGTCGAATGCCCGGGCAGTGGTTTGCCATTGTCGGTGCATTTATGTATATTACTTAATAAAAAACTCGGGCAACAAAAAAGGAATTTCCCCTGTTTTGCAGAATAGCCATATTGATTCCAAATCTTATTATCTCAAGAGACTTTAGGAGGTCGGGGGACAGTTGAAAAGATATAAAATTGCCATGATGGTACTGGTTATCGTTATATCTGCAATATGTTTGGCCGGGTGTGTCGAGGGCCATATGAAGGTCCAATTCAATATCGATGGAAGCTCCGATACCGAGTTTGAACTTCTGGCCAGTTCCACCCTCGGTTTGCTGGGGGGTGGGGATGAGGATATATTTGCTTCCTTGAGGAAGGACCTGATCCAGGATGGATTTGCTCTGGAAGATCTGGAGAAGAATAGCATGAGCGGATTCAAGGCCAGAAGGCATATGGACAGTA
It contains:
- a CDS encoding crotonase/enoyl-CoA hydratase family protein, with product MNLSYRFYRVEKKGKLAWVFLNRPEKKNAMGPDAWTEIIPIFDDIGADEEIRVAIIAGEGDDFSSGIDLAGMAALVPSVAEWDRSARGTAELFKAIFPLQEAMSCVEKCTKPVICAFHGYCIGAALDLGAACDIRLASEDARISLREAAVSIIADVGVLQRLPHIVGQGVTREMAFTAEFIDAQRAREVNLVNEVYPDRESLLRGAEDLALKIAAQAPLAVQGAKEVLNYCRGKSIADGLEYVAARSAMILPSDDLREALVSFVEKRSPDYKGS